A single genomic interval of Microbacterium sp. LWO14-1.2 harbors:
- a CDS encoding recombinase RecT, with product MTKDLSTAAAAAKTNPTMKDLVEAQLPAIERQLAGAMNSEAFVRAVLSEIGKSPDLMQADPKTLLGGVMLAAQLRLEIGSGLGEFYLTPRKDRGRQICLPIIGYQGMIKLALRSEFVTNVQAFLVRRGDDFSYGGNSERGMFYDWTPQDFEETRDWIGVVATARMKTGGTTWVYLTRTQVMDRRPSYWQSTPWKTNEDEMVKKTAVRALAKFLPKSTDLGRALEADEAKVQTLKGLDEVEVTRLDDDPETFVVQEQDPMPRTPEEQAEDQAAGR from the coding sequence GTGACCAAGGACCTGTCCACGGCCGCCGCGGCCGCGAAGACGAACCCGACGATGAAGGACCTCGTCGAGGCGCAGCTCCCCGCGATCGAGCGCCAGCTCGCCGGGGCGATGAATTCCGAGGCGTTCGTCCGCGCGGTGCTGTCGGAGATCGGGAAGTCCCCCGACCTGATGCAGGCCGACCCGAAGACTCTCCTCGGCGGGGTGATGCTCGCCGCACAGCTCCGCCTCGAGATCGGCTCCGGCCTCGGCGAGTTCTACCTCACCCCGAGGAAGGACCGGGGCCGGCAGATCTGCCTCCCCATCATCGGGTACCAGGGGATGATCAAGCTCGCCCTCCGGTCCGAGTTCGTCACCAACGTGCAGGCGTTCCTCGTCCGCAGGGGCGACGACTTCTCCTACGGCGGGAACTCCGAGCGCGGCATGTTCTACGACTGGACGCCGCAGGACTTCGAGGAAACGCGCGACTGGATCGGTGTCGTCGCGACCGCCCGCATGAAGACCGGCGGCACGACGTGGGTGTACCTCACCCGCACGCAGGTCATGGACCGGCGCCCGTCGTACTGGCAGTCGACCCCGTGGAAGACGAACGAGGACGAGATGGTCAAGAAGACCGCCGTCCGCGCGCTGGCGAAGTTCCTCCCGAAGTCGACCGACCTCGGCCGTGCACTGGAAGCCGACGAGGCGAAGGTGCAGACCCTCAAGGGCCTCGACGAGGTCGAGGTCACCCGTCTCGACGACGATCCGGAGACGTTCGTCGTGCAGGAGCAGGACCCCATGCCTCGCACTCCTGAGGAGCAGGCCGAAGATCAGGCGGCAGGACGATGA
- a CDS encoding HNH endonuclease signature motif containing protein — protein sequence MTLVEIPTPARSAGRRRVPWHRIQITAGCWLWTGPVHKGYGKSSGTTAHRHVWLALGRTIARGLELDHLCRVPLCVNPDHLEPVTRAENARRRSLAQVTCINGHDYTPENTYIKPDGHRDCRTCIRARVAKYARTHRIGAAA from the coding sequence ATGACTCTCGTCGAGATCCCGACCCCGGCGCGCTCTGCTGGTCGCCGCCGGGTGCCGTGGCACCGGATCCAGATCACCGCCGGGTGCTGGCTGTGGACCGGGCCCGTGCACAAGGGGTACGGGAAGTCGAGCGGAACGACCGCGCACCGTCACGTGTGGCTCGCCCTGGGGCGCACGATCGCGCGCGGCCTTGAGCTGGACCACCTGTGCCGTGTGCCGCTGTGCGTGAACCCGGACCACCTGGAACCCGTCACCCGCGCGGAGAACGCCCGCCGCCGATCGCTCGCACAGGTGACGTGCATCAACGGGCACGACTACACGCCCGAGAACACCTACATCAAGCCCGACGGGCACCGCGACTGCCGGACCTGCATCCGTGCACGCGTTGCGAAGTACGCCCGCACCCACCGCATCGGAGCAGCAGCATGA
- a CDS encoding DNA cytosine methyltransferase — protein sequence MTTLGYRHPEVPWNGLTVTDLFCGAGGSSSGLVEAGFKVVIAANHWDLAIASHQVNHPDTDHSQADISQVNPAYFPRTHVLWGSPECTNHSIAKGIKRQRQQDLALFELDGTAPLPDEAANRSRATMWDIPRFAEHHRYMAIILENVVDAYRWDQFPAWQLAMEKLGYRMQFAWLNSMHAQIGGLPAPQSRDRMYIVMWREDLASKKKGLTGPNVAKWTSPMALCLEHGEIQAVQAFKKTEQWGRYRAQYLYRCPKCWQVVEPGWLPAASIIDWSLPAPRIGDRTKPLAAKTVERIRRGIERHWSPIVAKAAGNTYDGITTGSNYLRVSEIDAPMPVQTGSAEHGLAIPPLLMTNNHANRARTVEEELPTVTTATNHALIVNHLSGADDSRSRPVSDPLPSVVAGGMHASLLVPVEGRDGKSAASAADPLRTQSTRNETGLLVPYYSGGTARPASDPLGTVTTVDREGLVIPLRNHGVAKPTSHPIDTVSAEGNHHALVMRNNLGGAEMSTPVTEPIRTLTTGGHQSLIEPSAPISLDVEDAGFRMLEPHEIQAGMGFAPDYLLLGSKRDKVKQAGNAVTPPAARDLGHAVAEFLIAVSS from the coding sequence ATGACTACCCTCGGATACCGACACCCCGAGGTGCCCTGGAATGGACTCACCGTCACAGACCTGTTCTGCGGCGCCGGTGGATCCTCGTCCGGCCTCGTCGAAGCGGGGTTCAAGGTCGTGATCGCGGCGAATCACTGGGATCTCGCGATCGCATCGCACCAGGTGAACCACCCCGACACCGACCACTCGCAGGCGGACATCTCACAGGTGAATCCCGCGTACTTCCCACGGACGCACGTGCTGTGGGGGTCCCCGGAGTGCACGAACCACTCGATCGCGAAGGGCATCAAGCGCCAGCGCCAGCAGGATCTCGCACTCTTCGAGCTCGACGGCACCGCACCGCTGCCCGACGAGGCCGCGAACCGGTCCCGCGCGACGATGTGGGACATCCCGCGCTTTGCCGAGCACCACCGGTACATGGCGATCATCCTCGAGAACGTCGTCGACGCGTACCGCTGGGATCAGTTCCCGGCGTGGCAGCTCGCGATGGAGAAGCTCGGCTACCGGATGCAGTTCGCGTGGCTGAACAGCATGCACGCGCAGATCGGCGGCCTCCCGGCGCCGCAGTCCCGCGACCGCATGTACATCGTGATGTGGCGCGAAGACCTCGCCTCGAAGAAGAAGGGGCTCACCGGACCGAACGTCGCGAAGTGGACCAGCCCGATGGCGCTCTGCCTCGAACACGGCGAGATCCAGGCCGTGCAGGCGTTCAAGAAGACCGAGCAGTGGGGTCGATACCGCGCGCAGTACCTCTACCGGTGCCCGAAGTGCTGGCAGGTCGTCGAGCCCGGATGGCTCCCGGCCGCGTCGATCATCGACTGGTCGCTCCCGGCACCGCGCATCGGCGACCGGACGAAGCCTCTCGCAGCCAAGACCGTCGAGCGCATCCGCCGAGGCATCGAACGCCACTGGTCACCCATCGTCGCGAAGGCTGCGGGGAACACGTACGACGGCATCACAACCGGGTCGAACTACCTGCGGGTGTCCGAGATCGACGCACCGATGCCGGTGCAGACCGGCAGCGCCGAGCACGGCCTCGCGATCCCACCGCTGCTCATGACGAACAACCACGCGAACCGCGCGCGGACCGTCGAGGAGGAGCTGCCCACGGTGACGACGGCGACGAACCACGCGCTCATCGTGAACCACCTCAGCGGCGCAGACGACTCGCGATCGCGACCGGTCAGCGACCCACTGCCGTCGGTCGTCGCGGGCGGCATGCACGCTTCCCTGCTCGTACCGGTCGAGGGTCGCGACGGGAAGAGCGCGGCATCCGCGGCCGACCCGCTGCGTACTCAGTCGACCCGCAACGAGACCGGGCTGCTGGTGCCCTACTACAGCGGCGGCACGGCCCGCCCTGCGTCGGATCCGCTCGGCACCGTGACGACCGTGGACCGCGAGGGACTCGTGATCCCGCTGCGCAACCACGGCGTCGCGAAGCCGACGTCACACCCAATTGACACGGTCAGCGCGGAGGGCAACCACCACGCGCTCGTCATGCGGAACAACCTCGGCGGCGCCGAGATGTCGACGCCCGTGACCGAGCCGATCCGTACGCTCACGACAGGCGGCCACCAGTCGCTCATCGAGCCGAGCGCGCCGATCAGCCTCGATGTCGAGGACGCCGGATTCCGGATGCTCGAACCGCACGAGATCCAGGCGGGCATGGGCTTCGCTCCCGACTACCTGCTGCTCGGCTCGAAGCGCGACAAGGTGAAGCAGGCCGGGAACGCGGTCACCCCGCCCGCAGCACGTGACCTCGGCCACGCGGTCGCCGAGTTCCTGATCGCGGTTTCGTCATGA
- a CDS encoding single-stranded DNA-binding protein → MAGETVITVVGNLTADPELRYTQNGLPVANFTIASTPRNFDRAKNEYVDGEPLFLRASVWREFAEHVAGSLAKGMRVIAQGRLRQRSYQDREGNQRTAIELEVDEIGPSLRYATAQVTRAARPEGGQADRGRTETATDTGWTSATPGDAQTDAWSPEGAYGDDTPF, encoded by the coding sequence ATGGCTGGCGAGACTGTGATCACCGTGGTTGGGAACCTGACGGCCGACCCCGAGCTGCGCTACACGCAGAACGGCCTCCCTGTCGCGAACTTCACGATCGCGTCGACGCCGCGGAACTTCGACAGGGCGAAGAACGAATACGTCGACGGGGAGCCGCTGTTCCTCCGCGCGAGCGTGTGGCGGGAGTTCGCCGAGCACGTGGCCGGCAGCCTCGCGAAGGGCATGCGCGTCATCGCGCAGGGTCGTCTGCGTCAGCGCTCCTACCAGGACCGCGAGGGCAACCAGCGCACCGCGATTGAGCTGGAGGTCGACGAGATCGGGCCCAGCCTTCGCTATGCCACCGCACAGGTCACCCGTGCAGCACGTCCGGAGGGCGGCCAGGCGGACCGTGGGCGCACGGAAACCGCCACGGACACCGGTTGGACGTCGGCAACGCCCGGAGACGCCCAGACGGACGCCTGGTCACCGGAAGGAGCGTACGGCGATGACACACCGTTCTGA